A region from the Flavobacteriales bacterium genome encodes:
- the panD gene encoding aspartate 1-decarboxylase: MTIEVLRAKLHRVTVTEADINYIGSITLDEDLIDAAGLLEGEKVQVLNVNNGDRLYTYVIKGERGSGVVCLNGPAARRVSVGDVVIVVAYAHMTIDEARAFKPTIVFPDEKTNKLKR, translated from the coding sequence ATGACGATCGAAGTGCTCCGCGCCAAACTGCACCGTGTCACGGTCACTGAGGCGGACATCAACTATATCGGCAGCATCACCTTGGACGAGGATCTTATTGATGCGGCCGGCCTCTTGGAGGGCGAGAAAGTGCAGGTGCTGAACGTGAACAACGGCGACCGGCTTTACACCTATGTGATCAAAGGCGAGCGGGGCAGCGGTGTAGTGTGCCTGAACGGTCCTGCCGCGCGCCGCGTGAGCGTGGGTGACGTTGTCATCGTGGTGGCCTACGCCCACATGACCATTGATGAGGCGCGTGCGTTCAAACCCACCATCGTTTTCCCTGACGAGAAGACGAACAAACTGAAGCGGTGA
- a CDS encoding DUF4270 family protein, whose product MALSACRKPEDNIGLDLIPGDAQLGTLTTDTATIVAYTLTDTAVRTSGLTRNVLGSYVDRQFGTLTCGMAVHLRLTSNNVTSAHNSALVPDSLVLSLVYDGGAPLYGNAHPQVFVVRELAERLSTDSTFHSDDRPATIGTDLSWAPGASITPQPLVKPIIDGDTLAAQLRIRLSDELAQRLLSAWGTNDLADNDKFLDFFHGLAISAKDETVPGKGGLLNFLLEGGLSRMTLYYRDNTPGSEDTLSYDFAINSNSLRYTFVERDFSTATDLRLQNCLQDSTLGNAVNFLQTFGGTRVALRLPHVARFPEAGLDALAKAELIIPIAEDYPVELPPQQLNFVFRKNDAGQDVNLPDFASGIGQYGGVFNSTNKEYRFNITRYMQGLLTGEYENTGIDLIAGFNGVTGNRAVLAGPGHSDRPMQLRLTFTAH is encoded by the coding sequence GTGGCCCTGTCGGCCTGCCGCAAGCCGGAGGACAACATCGGTCTTGACCTGATACCGGGCGATGCCCAACTGGGCACCTTGACCACCGACACCGCCACCATTGTGGCATACACGCTGACCGACACGGCGGTGCGTACCAGTGGGCTTACCCGCAACGTGCTCGGCAGCTATGTGGACCGGCAGTTCGGAACGCTGACCTGCGGCATGGCCGTTCACCTGAGACTTACCTCGAACAATGTCACGAGTGCGCACAACTCAGCGCTGGTGCCGGACTCGCTGGTTCTTTCCTTGGTGTATGACGGCGGGGCCCCGCTGTACGGCAATGCACATCCTCAGGTGTTCGTGGTGCGGGAACTGGCCGAACGCTTGTCGACCGATAGCACATTCCACAGCGATGACCGACCGGCGACCATTGGCACGGACCTTAGCTGGGCGCCCGGTGCTTCGATCACACCACAACCTCTCGTAAAGCCGATCATTGACGGCGACACGCTCGCGGCCCAATTGCGCATCCGCTTGAGCGATGAACTGGCGCAGCGGCTTCTTTCGGCATGGGGAACCAACGACCTTGCGGACAACGACAAGTTCCTCGATTTTTTCCACGGGCTGGCCATCAGCGCCAAGGATGAGACGGTGCCGGGGAAAGGCGGCTTGCTCAACTTCCTGCTTGAGGGGGGGCTTTCGCGCATGACGCTCTACTACCGTGACAACACGCCGGGCAGCGAAGACACCTTGTCGTACGATTTCGCCATCAACAGCAACAGCCTGCGCTATACGTTCGTCGAACGCGACTTCAGCACTGCCACCGACCTGCGGCTGCAGAATTGCTTACAGGACAGCACGCTGGGTAACGCGGTGAACTTCCTTCAGACCTTCGGGGGCACGCGAGTGGCGTTGCGGCTGCCGCACGTGGCACGCTTCCCAGAAGCTGGCCTGGACGCCTTGGCCAAAGCCGAGCTTATCATCCCGATCGCCGAGGACTACCCCGTGGAACTCCCACCACAACAGCTCAATTTCGTGTTCCGCAAGAACGACGCGGGCCAGGACGTGAACCTGCCCGATTTCGCAAGCGGTATTGGCCAGTACGGTGGTGTCTTCAACAGCACGAACAAGGAGTACCGGTTCAACATCACGCGTTACATGCAAGGCTTATTGACCGGTGAATACGAGAACACGGGCATCGACCTGATAGCCGGGTTCAATGGCGTCACGGGCAATCGCGCGGTACTTGCCGGCCCCGGCCATTCGGATCGGCCAATGCAGTTGCGGCTAACTTTCACCGCTCACTGA
- a CDS encoding glycogen/starch synthase, producing the protein MSLKNAKVLTISQAINPFLDGPEMARTARQLPQGMLDRGNEIRTFMPKWGNINERRHQLHEVIRLSGMNLIINDTDHALLIKVASVPNARMQVYFIDNEEYFKRKAVLHDANGDFYKDNDERAVFFCRGVLETVRKLGWVPDIIHCHGWMTAFIPLYIRHFFTDDPHFENAKLIFSVYDEKKEGLDKDLAKKLSMEGFDKTLVGGLAKPNTDELYKFGFGLCDAVVKGSPKLNKEMNGAIDKCGKPVLDFVSPEQHVGAMADFYAAVLEEALV; encoded by the coding sequence ATGAGCCTGAAGAACGCGAAAGTCCTCACCATCAGCCAAGCCATCAATCCTTTCCTCGATGGCCCCGAGATGGCGAGGACGGCCCGCCAACTGCCCCAAGGCATGCTGGACCGTGGCAATGAGATCCGGACGTTCATGCCGAAGTGGGGCAACATCAACGAGCGCCGTCACCAATTGCATGAGGTGATCCGCCTCAGCGGCATGAACCTCATCATCAACGACACGGACCACGCGTTGTTGATCAAAGTGGCCAGTGTGCCCAACGCGCGCATGCAGGTGTACTTCATCGACAACGAGGAGTACTTCAAGCGCAAGGCGGTGCTCCACGATGCCAACGGCGATTTCTACAAGGACAACGATGAGCGCGCGGTATTCTTCTGCCGTGGCGTGCTGGAGACCGTGCGCAAACTGGGCTGGGTGCCGGACATCATCCACTGCCACGGTTGGATGACCGCGTTCATTCCCCTGTACATCCGTCACTTCTTCACGGACGATCCGCACTTCGAGAACGCCAAGCTGATCTTCAGCGTGTACGACGAGAAGAAGGAAGGTCTGGACAAGGACCTTGCGAAGAAGCTGAGCATGGAGGGCTTCGACAAAACGCTTGTCGGAGGTCTTGCCAAACCGAACACCGATGAACTGTACAAGTTCGGCTTCGGTCTGTGCGACGCCGTGGTGAAAGGCAGCCCCAAGCTGAACAAAGAGATGAACGGTGCAATAGACAAGTGCGGTAAGCCCGTTCTTGACTTCGTGAGCCCTGAGCAGCACGTTGGCGCCATGGCCGATTTCTATGCAGCCGTACTGGAAGAAGCGCTCGTCTGA
- a CDS encoding flippase-like domain-containing protein — protein MKKAVVGFLKLAVPIGLGVWLVAYQYGQLSEAQRTELFAAFRAADIRWLLASVVLGWLSHMSRGWRWRYVLEPLGYRPRFWNCYHAVMNGYFMNMLIQRAGEASRAVSLYRTDKVPFEKGFGSVLAERVIDMVMLLVIAVVSLALQVEKIDLFQERIAEFRAGQTTDEPGTSWWMWTIGAVVVLGLAVALWFLATRPELRARLKDTVRGFVEGLRSVLRMRNKGAFLLHTVLIWALYLGMFWVGFFALDATAAVPPAGVFAGFIAGAIGIVLVQGGIGVYPAFVALIVSVYMPPAQDGGLLLPEALAMGWLLWVAQTAMIIVLGGISLLFTARSKTTA, from the coding sequence ATGAAGAAGGCGGTCGTCGGTTTCCTGAAGTTGGCCGTGCCGATCGGCCTGGGTGTGTGGCTGGTCGCATACCAGTACGGTCAATTGAGCGAGGCCCAACGGACCGAATTGTTCGCGGCGTTCCGAGCGGCTGATATCCGTTGGCTTCTGGCATCCGTGGTGCTCGGTTGGTTGAGCCACATGAGCCGTGGATGGCGTTGGCGCTATGTGCTGGAGCCGCTGGGTTACCGGCCGCGTTTCTGGAACTGCTATCACGCGGTGATGAACGGCTATTTCATGAACATGCTCATCCAACGTGCGGGGGAAGCAAGCCGTGCCGTGTCGCTCTACCGTACCGACAAGGTGCCCTTTGAAAAGGGCTTTGGCAGCGTGCTTGCTGAGCGGGTGATCGATATGGTCATGCTCTTGGTGATCGCTGTGGTCTCCCTGGCGCTCCAAGTGGAGAAGATCGACTTGTTCCAAGAGCGGATCGCTGAGTTCAGGGCCGGTCAAACCACGGATGAGCCGGGTACATCATGGTGGATGTGGACGATCGGTGCGGTGGTGGTTCTTGGTCTGGCCGTGGCGCTGTGGTTTTTGGCCACGCGGCCGGAACTGCGCGCGCGGCTCAAGGACACGGTGCGGGGTTTCGTGGAGGGCCTGCGCTCCGTACTGCGCATGCGGAACAAGGGCGCGTTCCTCTTGCACACGGTGTTGATCTGGGCACTCTACCTGGGGATGTTCTGGGTGGGCTTCTTTGCGTTGGATGCAACTGCGGCCGTGCCGCCTGCCGGGGTGTTCGCTGGGTTCATTGCGGGTGCGATCGGCATTGTCCTGGTGCAAGGTGGGATCGGAGTTTACCCTGCGTTCGTAGCACTCATTGTCAGCGTGTACATGCCGCCGGCCCAGGACGGCGGCTTGCTTCTCCCCGAAGCACTTGCCATGGGCTGGCTGCTCTGGGTGGCCCAGACAGCGATGATCATCGTGCTGGGGGGCATCTCATTACTTTTCACTGCACGCAGCAAAACCACTGCATGA
- a CDS encoding pantoate--beta-alanine ligase codes for MEFITIPQEASAWGARQRSKNRSVGFVPTMGALHKGHMSLINRAKQDCGSVVCSVFVNPLQFNNPEDLAKYPRQVAHDRAMLERAGCDAVFVPVAEELYAGRSTRTFDLGGLDFKLEGASRPGHFQGVANVIERLFHFVRPDAAFFGEKDRQQLAVIRRLTAGERWPVRIVGCPTLRESNGLAMSSRNQRLSPEERELASVLFRALSTVQEVAFKTTAEEARQAGLALLAREPVVRLDHLEIVDSMTLDPLADWGERTDAVCVVAAFIGPVRLIDNITLRR; via the coding sequence TTGGAGTTCATAACGATTCCGCAGGAGGCCAGCGCGTGGGGTGCCCGGCAACGCTCCAAAAACCGGTCGGTCGGGTTCGTTCCCACCATGGGCGCCCTGCACAAGGGGCATATGTCCTTGATAAACAGGGCCAAACAGGATTGCGGGTCGGTGGTATGCAGTGTCTTCGTCAACCCTCTGCAGTTCAATAACCCGGAGGACCTCGCCAAGTACCCCAGACAAGTGGCCCATGACCGGGCGATGCTCGAGAGAGCCGGTTGCGATGCCGTTTTTGTTCCTGTTGCCGAAGAGCTCTATGCGGGTCGTTCAACCCGCACATTCGACCTGGGTGGTCTTGATTTCAAGCTGGAAGGCGCATCCCGGCCGGGTCATTTCCAAGGCGTTGCCAATGTGATCGAGCGGTTGTTCCACTTCGTTCGCCCTGATGCCGCGTTCTTCGGCGAAAAGGACCGTCAGCAGTTGGCTGTCATCAGAAGGCTCACAGCAGGAGAGCGCTGGCCTGTGCGGATAGTTGGCTGCCCCACGTTGCGCGAGTCCAATGGCCTTGCAATGAGCAGCCGGAACCAACGCCTAAGCCCCGAAGAGCGGGAGCTAGCAAGCGTTTTGTTCAGGGCCTTGTCCACTGTGCAGGAGGTGGCCTTCAAAACGACGGCAGAGGAGGCTAGGCAGGCGGGACTGGCACTGCTGGCCCGGGAGCCGGTCGTGCGCCTTGACCACCTCGAGATAGTGGACAGCATGACGCTGGACCCGTTGGCTGACTGGGGCGAACGGACCGATGCCGTGTGCGTGGTGGCGGCGTTCATCGGTCCGGTTAGGCTCATCGACAACATTACCCTGCGCCGATAA